One region of Streptococcus salivarius genomic DNA includes:
- a CDS encoding DUF1304 domain-containing protein, with amino-acid sequence MSIITLILAGIVALEHLYIMYLETFATHSDTTSRVFNMSKEELQRDSVTNLFKNQGIYNGLIAVFLLYGIFTSSQLLVTVFVLNVFFAAVYGAITANKKIILTQGGPAILTLLSLIISLF; translated from the coding sequence ATGTCTATTATTACACTAATCTTAGCTGGGATTGTTGCTTTGGAGCATCTCTATATCATGTATTTGGAAACTTTTGCGACACATTCAGACACGACTAGTCGTGTTTTCAATATGAGTAAAGAAGAACTTCAACGTGATTCTGTTACAAACTTATTTAAAAATCAAGGGATTTACAATGGTTTGATTGCTGTATTCCTCTTGTATGGGATTTTCACAAGTAGTCAGCTACTTGTAACTGTTTTTGTACTCAATGTTTTCTTTGCTGCTGTTTATGGTGCTATAACTGCAAATAAGAAAATTATTTTAACTCAAGGTGGACCCGCAATCTTGACCTTACTTTCACTTATCATTTCCTTATTTTAA
- the rpsD gene encoding 30S ribosomal protein S4 produces MSRYTGPSWKQSRRLGFSLTGTGKELARRNYVPGQHGPNNRSKLSEYGLQLAEKQKLRFSYGLGEKQFRNLFVQATKVKGGTLGFNFMVLLERRLDNVVYRLGLATTRRQARQFVNHGHILVDGKRVDIPSYRVEVGQVISVREKSAKVPAILEAVEATIGRPAFVSFDAEKLEGSLTRLPERDEINPEINEALVVEFYNKML; encoded by the coding sequence ATGTCACGTTATACAGGTCCATCATGGAAACAATCACGTCGCCTTGGTTTCTCACTTACAGGCACAGGTAAAGAATTGGCACGTCGTAACTACGTACCAGGTCAACACGGTCCAAACAACCGTTCAAAACTTTCAGAATACGGTTTGCAATTGGCTGAGAAACAAAAACTTCGTTTCTCATACGGTTTGGGTGAAAAACAATTCCGTAACTTGTTCGTACAAGCTACTAAAGTTAAAGGTGGAACACTTGGTTTCAACTTTATGGTTCTTTTGGAACGTCGTCTTGACAATGTTGTTTACCGTCTTGGTCTTGCAACTACTCGTCGTCAAGCACGCCAATTCGTAAACCACGGTCACATCCTTGTTGACGGTAAACGTGTTGATATCCCTTCATACCGCGTTGAAGTTGGTCAAGTAATCTCAGTTCGTGAAAAATCAGCTAAAGTTCCTGCTATCCTTGAAGCAGTAGAAGCTACTATCGGACGTCCAGCATTTGTATCATTCGATGCTGAAAAACTTGAAGGTTCATTGACACGTCTTCCAGAACGTGATGAAATCAACCCAGAAATCAACGAAGCACTTGTCGTTGAATTCTACAACAAAATGCTTTAA
- a CDS encoding Veg family protein, with protein sequence MSDAFADVAKMKNIKEAIKSHEGQLVELTLENGRKREKNKIGRLTEVYPSLFIVEYQDFSSQAGAINNSYVESYTYSDILTEKTLIRYLSPEEQAEIENK encoded by the coding sequence ATGAGTGATGCATTTGCAGATGTTGCTAAGATGAAAAACATCAAGGAAGCCATTAAGTCGCATGAAGGTCAGCTAGTAGAATTGACCCTAGAGAATGGGCGTAAACGTGAAAAGAATAAAATTGGTCGATTGACAGAAGTTTATCCATCATTGTTTATTGTTGAATATCAAGACTTCAGTTCCCAAGCAGGAGCTATTAATAATAGTTATGTTGAATCTTACACTTATTCAGATATTTTGACTGAGAAGACTCTCATTCGTTATTTGAGTCCTGAGGAACAAGCAGAAATCGAAAATAAATAA